One region of Aeromicrobium sp. Sec7.5 genomic DNA includes:
- a CDS encoding GNAT family N-acetyltransferase, with the protein MVTVVRPAREQEVQALHELAALTFPLACPAHLPAEAIDGFVAEHLSVAAFRVHLAHPDHTVLVADVDDRLRGYALAKLGPPQDPDVREAVPEGPWCELSKLYVHPDGHGAGVARALLDAVEGAAREASAATLWLGVNQLNQRANAFYAKQGLEVVGTRHFVVGGQVEADFVRARRARDVREGSP; encoded by the coding sequence ATGGTCACGGTCGTCCGCCCGGCGCGGGAGCAGGAGGTCCAGGCGCTGCACGAGCTCGCGGCGCTCACCTTTCCCCTCGCCTGCCCCGCCCACCTGCCGGCGGAGGCGATCGACGGCTTCGTCGCCGAGCACCTCAGCGTCGCTGCCTTTCGGGTGCACCTCGCGCACCCCGACCACACGGTCCTCGTGGCCGACGTCGACGACCGCCTCCGGGGCTACGCGCTGGCCAAGCTCGGGCCTCCCCAGGACCCCGACGTGCGCGAGGCCGTGCCCGAGGGCCCGTGGTGCGAGCTCAGCAAGCTCTACGTGCACCCCGACGGCCACGGCGCCGGAGTCGCACGAGCCCTGCTGGACGCGGTCGAGGGCGCAGCGCGAGAGGCGTCGGCCGCGACGCTGTGGCTCGGGGTGAACCAGCTCAACCAGCGTGCCAACGCCTTCTACGCCAAGCAGGGCCTCGAGGTCGTCGGCACCCGCCACTTCGTCGTGGGCGGTCAGGTCGAGGCCGACTTCGTCCGCGCGCGTCGAGCCCGAGACGTCCGCGAGGGGTCGCCGTGA
- a CDS encoding Gfo/Idh/MocA family protein yields the protein MTSLTSVTSVGPGLRWGILGPGGISRKFAADLRVAGLELGAVGSRSQATADAFASDFDVARAHGSYAALVEDPGCDVVYVGTPHPFHAEHALLALRAGKHVLVEKPFTLNAIEARAVVAEADARGLVVLEAMWTRFLPHMVRLRELIGSGAIGDVRALTADHSQRLPADPSHRLQDPALGGGALLDLGIYPVSFAWDVFGVPTTVTARSTPTRTGVDAQTTVVLTYGDGQQAVTHSALDVAGRNDAVVLGTEGRVEIDPTWYRPTTMRVVAPDGRVVEAFDGAVPGRGMQLQALELERLVREGRASADVLPPHESVAIMETLDEVRRQIGLGYPGE from the coding sequence GTGACCTCCCTGACCTCCGTGACCTCCGTGGGCCCCGGACTACGTTGGGGCATCCTGGGCCCGGGCGGGATCTCGCGGAAGTTCGCGGCCGACCTCCGTGTCGCGGGCCTCGAGCTCGGCGCCGTCGGGTCCCGGTCGCAGGCAACGGCCGACGCCTTCGCGTCCGACTTCGACGTGGCCCGGGCGCACGGCAGCTACGCCGCGCTGGTCGAGGACCCGGGTTGCGACGTGGTCTACGTCGGCACCCCGCACCCGTTCCACGCCGAGCACGCGCTGCTGGCGCTGCGGGCCGGCAAGCACGTGCTCGTCGAGAAGCCCTTCACGCTCAACGCCATTGAGGCCCGCGCGGTCGTGGCCGAGGCCGACGCCCGGGGGCTGGTCGTGCTCGAGGCGATGTGGACCCGGTTCCTGCCCCACATGGTGCGGCTGCGCGAGCTGATCGGGTCGGGCGCGATCGGCGACGTCCGCGCGCTGACCGCTGACCACAGCCAGCGGCTCCCGGCCGATCCGTCCCACCGGCTCCAGGACCCGGCGCTCGGTGGCGGCGCGCTGCTGGACCTCGGCATCTATCCCGTGTCGTTCGCCTGGGACGTGTTCGGGGTGCCCACGACGGTCACGGCCCGATCGACGCCGACGCGCACCGGGGTCGACGCCCAGACGACCGTCGTGCTGACGTACGGCGACGGCCAGCAGGCCGTGACGCACTCGGCGCTGGACGTCGCGGGCCGCAACGACGCGGTCGTGCTCGGCACGGAGGGGCGGGTCGAGATCGACCCCACCTGGTACCGGCCCACGACCATGCGGGTCGTGGCACCGGACGGGCGCGTGGTCGAGGCCTTCGACGGTGCCGTGCCCGGCCGCGGCATGCAGCTGCAGGCGCTCGAGCTCGAGCGACTCGTGCGGGAGGGCCGCGCGTCCGCGGACGTGCTGCCCCCGCACGAGAGCGTCGCGATCATGGAGACGCTCGACGAGGTCCGACGGCAGATCGGCCTGGGCTACCCCGGGGAGTGA
- the lat gene encoding L-lysine 6-transaminase: MTALTDHPLTTSIPAAEVHASLSRHLLIDGYDLVVDLDRSQGSYLHDARTGRDYLDLFTYFASNPIGTNHPGLTQDPEFLDRLQRVAVHKPSNSDVYTTHLADFVDTFARVVGHPELPHLFFIDGGALAVENALKVAFDWKSRLNESRGIDPELGTRVLHLEGAFHGRSGYTLSLTNTDPNKVARFPKFDWPRIPAPYTGLDPDGSVRDAAALEAVTLQAARDAFAAHPHDIACFLMEPIQGEGGDRHFRPQFLQAMRDLCHENDALFVLDEVQTGLGMTGTTWAFEHLGVVPDVVAFGKKAQVCGIMAGGRVDEVPDNCFAVGSRINSTWGGNLTDMVRSQRILEVIERDGLVARAADLGAHLVARLRDIAARHPLASNPRGAGLMCAIDLPDAAVRDRVVSALLERGVLVLGCGTRSLRFRPSLAVSLHDLDAGLDALDAVLATLG; encoded by the coding sequence ATGACTGCGCTCACGGACCACCCTCTGACGACCTCGATCCCGGCCGCGGAGGTCCACGCCTCGCTGAGCCGGCACCTGCTCATCGACGGGTACGACCTCGTCGTCGACCTCGACCGCTCCCAGGGCTCGTACCTGCACGACGCGCGCACGGGCCGCGACTACCTGGACCTGTTCACGTACTTCGCCTCGAACCCGATCGGCACGAATCACCCGGGCCTCACGCAGGACCCCGAGTTCCTCGACCGGCTGCAGCGCGTCGCCGTGCACAAGCCGAGCAACTCCGACGTCTACACGACCCACCTGGCCGACTTCGTCGACACGTTCGCGCGGGTCGTGGGCCACCCCGAGCTGCCGCACCTGTTCTTCATCGACGGTGGCGCCCTGGCGGTCGAGAACGCCCTGAAGGTCGCGTTCGACTGGAAGAGCCGTCTCAACGAGTCGCGCGGCATCGACCCGGAGCTCGGCACGCGGGTGCTGCACCTCGAGGGCGCGTTCCACGGCCGGTCGGGCTACACGCTCTCGCTCACCAACACCGACCCGAACAAGGTCGCCCGCTTCCCGAAGTTCGACTGGCCCCGCATCCCGGCGCCCTACACCGGGCTCGACCCCGACGGCTCGGTCCGCGACGCGGCCGCGCTCGAGGCCGTCACGCTCCAGGCCGCGCGCGACGCCTTCGCGGCCCACCCGCACGACATCGCCTGCTTCCTGATGGAGCCGATCCAGGGCGAGGGCGGCGACCGCCACTTCCGGCCCCAGTTCCTGCAGGCCATGCGCGACCTCTGCCACGAGAACGACGCCCTGTTCGTGCTCGACGAGGTGCAGACCGGCCTCGGCATGACCGGCACGACATGGGCCTTCGAGCACCTGGGTGTCGTGCCCGACGTCGTCGCATTCGGCAAGAAGGCGCAGGTCTGCGGGATCATGGCCGGCGGCCGCGTCGACGAGGTGCCCGACAACTGCTTCGCCGTGGGGTCGCGGATCAACTCCACGTGGGGCGGCAACCTGACTGACATGGTGCGCTCCCAGCGCATCCTCGAGGTCATCGAGCGTGACGGTCTGGTCGCCCGAGCCGCGGACCTCGGCGCCCACCTCGTGGCCCGCCTCCGCGACATCGCGGCCCGGCATCCCCTGGCCAGCAACCCCCGGGGCGCCGGCCTGATGTGCGCGATCGACCTGCCCGACGCCGCCGTGCGGGACCGCGTCGTCAGCGCCCTGCTGGAGCGCGGGGTGCTCGTGCTCGGCTGCGGCACGCGGAGCCTGCGCTTCCGCCCCTCGCTCGCGGTCAGCCTGCACGACCTCGACGCCGGGCTCGACGCGCTCGACGCGGTGCTCGCGACCCTCGGCTGA
- a CDS encoding Lrp/AsnC family transcriptional regulator gives MNLDPTDHALLRALSASGRSTFAQLAEETGLSTSATQARVRRLEAEGVITGYRAVIDPEAAGVPIAAFVEITPLDPAQPDDAPRRLEHISEITACHSIAGDASYMLTVRVPTPRALEELLGRIRSTAGVRTRTTVALQTFFERPAAPDHQKHD, from the coding sequence GTGAACCTCGACCCCACCGACCACGCGCTCCTGCGCGCCCTGTCCGCCAGCGGACGGTCGACCTTCGCCCAGCTCGCGGAGGAGACCGGGCTCTCCACGTCCGCGACGCAGGCCCGGGTGCGCCGCCTGGAGGCCGAGGGCGTCATCACGGGCTACCGCGCCGTGATCGATCCCGAGGCCGCCGGCGTGCCCATCGCGGCGTTCGTCGAGATCACGCCGCTCGACCCGGCCCAGCCCGACGACGCGCCCCGCCGCCTCGAGCACATCAGCGAGATCACCGCGTGCCACTCGATCGCGGGCGACGCGAGCTACATGCTCACGGTGCGCGTGCCCACGCCCCGGGCGCTCGAGGAGCTCCTCGGCCGCATCCGCTCCACGGCGGGCGTCCGGACCAGGACCACCGTGGCGCTGCAGACGTTCTTCGAACGGCCAGCCGCCCCCGACCATCAGAAACACGATTGA